A stretch of Brassica rapa cultivar Chiifu-401-42 chromosome A08, CAAS_Brap_v3.01, whole genome shotgun sequence DNA encodes these proteins:
- the LOC103835000 gene encoding HVA22-like protein k has protein sequence MNGFASQIPSMALLGSGFTSEVGLRVLLSPLSSNIVLRTACCSIGIGLPVYSTFKAIENRDQDQQQKWLIYWAAFGSFSLVEVFTDKLISWFPLYYHAKFAFLVWLQLPTIDGAKQIYNNHLRPFLIRHQARVDRLVDGVYEEMVKVVRSHQGEIRFVRSMIASILGSANEVTPPSQQQGEISNSSPEPEVSTAIVRDSESESDHEE, from the exons ATGAACGGATTTGCTTCACAGATCCCATCCATGGCGCTTCTCGGATCCGGCTTCACCAGCGAG GTTGGGTTACGTGTACTGCTTTCACCACTTAGTTCCAACATCGTACTTCGTACAGCATG CTGTTCCATTGGCATCGGGCTGCCTGTGTATTCCACTTTCAAGGCCATTGAGAACAGAGATCAGGATCAACAACAAAAATGGCTTATTTACTGGGCAG CTTTTGGTTCTTTCAGCCTTGTTGAAGTGTTCACAGACAAGCTCATTTCTTG GTTTCCACTGTATTATCATGCAAAGTTTGCGTTCCTCGTCTGGCTTCAACTTCCCACCATTGAT GGagcaaaacaaatatataacaaCCATCTTCGCCCTTTCCTGATACGACACCAAGCTAGAGTTGATCGACTTGTGGATGGAGTCTATGAGGAGATG GTCAAGGTCGTTAGGTCGCACCAAGGAGAAATACGGTTTGTGCGATCAATGATCGCAAGCATCTTGGGATCAG CCAATGAAGTTACACCACCAAGCCAACAACAAGGAGAGATCTCAAACAGCAGTCCCGAACCAGAAGTATCAACGGCAATAGTCCGAGATTCAGAGTCTGAATCCGATCATGAAGagtaa
- the LOC103834999 gene encoding G-box-binding factor 1 isoform X1, producing MGTSEEKTPFKPSKPASSAQDTPPTPYADWSNSMQSYYGGGATPSPFFPSPVGSPSPHPYMWGAQHHMMPPYGTPVPYPAMYPPGTVYAHPGMPMPQASGPTNTETVKAQAPGKKPKGNLKRKSGGGEKAPSGSGNDALSQSEESVTAGSSDENDDNANHQEQGSVRKPSFGQMLADASSQSNTTGEIQGSMPMKPLAPGTNLNMGMDLWSSQTGVAVKDERELKRQKRKQSNRESARRSRLRKQAECEQLQQRVESLTSENQSLRDELQRLSGECEKLKTENNTIQDELVRVHGPEAVANLEQNADGSKDGE from the exons ATGGGAACGAGCGAGGAAAAGACCCCATTTAAGCCTTCCAAGCCAGCATCCTCGGCACAG GACACTCCTCCCACACCTTATGCAGACTGGTCAAACTCAATGCAG TCTTATTATGGAGGAGGAGCTACTCCAAGTCCTTTTTTCCCATCCCCAGTTGGATCTCCTAGTCCTCACCCTTATATGTGGGGTGCTCAA CACCATATGATGCCGCCTTATGGGACTCCAGTTCCGTACCCAGCAATGTATCCCCCAGGGACTGTCTATGCCCATCCTGGCATGCCCATG CCTCAGGCTTCTGGTCCAACCAACACGGAGACCGTGAAAGCTCAAGCCCCTGGCAAGAAGCCAAAGGGGAACTTGAAAAGAAAGAGTGGAGGAGGTGAGAAGGCGCCTTCTGGTTCAGGGAACGATGCTTTGTCTCAAAG TGAAGAAAGTGTCACAGCTGGTTCATCTGATGAAAACGATGACAATGCCAACCACCAG GAACAAGGTTCAGTTAGAAAGCCAAGCTTTGGACAGATGCTGGCTGATG CAAGTTCTCAGAGTAATACTACTGGTGAGATCCAAGGTTCCATGCCCATGAAGCCACTGGCGCCAGGGACTAATCTGAATATGGGGATGGACTTATGGTCTTCTCAGACTGGTGTAGCTGTGAAG GATGAAAGAGAGCTAAAGAGGCAGAAAAGGAAACAATCTAACCGTGAATCAGCTAGACGGTCCAGATTGCGGAAGCAG GCGGAATGCGAGCAGCTTCAACAGAGAGTAGAGAGTTTGACGAGTGAGAATCAAAGTCTGAGAGATGAGTTACAGAGACTCTCCGGAGAATGTGAGAAGCTCAAGACGGAGAACAACACTATTCAGGATGAGTTGGTAAGAGTGCATGGACCAGAGGCAGTAGCTAATCTAGAACAGAATGCTGATGGATCTAAAGATGGTGAATGA
- the LOC103834999 gene encoding G-box-binding factor 1 isoform X2, with amino-acid sequence MGTSEEKTPFKPSKPASSAQDTPPTPYADWSNSMQSYYGGGATPSPFFPSPVGSPSPHPYMWGAQHHMMPPYGTPVPYPAMYPPGTVYAHPGMPMPQASGPTNTETVKAQAPGKKPKGNLKRKSGGGEKAPSGSGNDALSQSEESVTAGSSDENDDNANHQEQGSVRKPSFGQMLADGSMPMKPLAPGTNLNMGMDLWSSQTGVAVKDERELKRQKRKQSNRESARRSRLRKQAECEQLQQRVESLTSENQSLRDELQRLSGECEKLKTENNTIQDELVRVHGPEAVANLEQNADGSKDGE; translated from the exons ATGGGAACGAGCGAGGAAAAGACCCCATTTAAGCCTTCCAAGCCAGCATCCTCGGCACAG GACACTCCTCCCACACCTTATGCAGACTGGTCAAACTCAATGCAG TCTTATTATGGAGGAGGAGCTACTCCAAGTCCTTTTTTCCCATCCCCAGTTGGATCTCCTAGTCCTCACCCTTATATGTGGGGTGCTCAA CACCATATGATGCCGCCTTATGGGACTCCAGTTCCGTACCCAGCAATGTATCCCCCAGGGACTGTCTATGCCCATCCTGGCATGCCCATG CCTCAGGCTTCTGGTCCAACCAACACGGAGACCGTGAAAGCTCAAGCCCCTGGCAAGAAGCCAAAGGGGAACTTGAAAAGAAAGAGTGGAGGAGGTGAGAAGGCGCCTTCTGGTTCAGGGAACGATGCTTTGTCTCAAAG TGAAGAAAGTGTCACAGCTGGTTCATCTGATGAAAACGATGACAATGCCAACCACCAG GAACAAGGTTCAGTTAGAAAGCCAAGCTTTGGACAGATGCTGGCTGATG GTTCCATGCCCATGAAGCCACTGGCGCCAGGGACTAATCTGAATATGGGGATGGACTTATGGTCTTCTCAGACTGGTGTAGCTGTGAAG GATGAAAGAGAGCTAAAGAGGCAGAAAAGGAAACAATCTAACCGTGAATCAGCTAGACGGTCCAGATTGCGGAAGCAG GCGGAATGCGAGCAGCTTCAACAGAGAGTAGAGAGTTTGACGAGTGAGAATCAAAGTCTGAGAGATGAGTTACAGAGACTCTCCGGAGAATGTGAGAAGCTCAAGACGGAGAACAACACTATTCAGGATGAGTTGGTAAGAGTGCATGGACCAGAGGCAGTAGCTAATCTAGAACAGAATGCTGATGGATCTAAAGATGGTGAATGA
- the LOC103835002 gene encoding homeobox-leucine zipper protein ATHB-40 yields MNPTVSDHNMAFISQLYPDVYTHIVPQGEVKPPKRRRKKSKRAVAAGDGSNCLFKKRKLTDEQMNMLEMSFCDEHKLESERKDKLAAELGLDPRQVAVWFQNRRARWKNKRLEEEYNQLKSSHDNVVVDKCRLESEVLQLKEQLFDAEREIQRLAERVEGGSGNSPVSSSVSIEHNETSFFGDYKVEEDGDDYDNMVYPVPENSYMDGEEWINYQLNVIF; encoded by the exons ATGAACCCCACGGTGAGTGACCATAACATGGCTTTCATCTCTCAGTTGTACCCTGATGTCTACACTCATATAGTACCACAAG GAGAAGTGAAGCCACCGAAGcgaaggaggaagaagagcaAAAGGGCGGTGGCTGCCGGAGATGGAAGTAACTGCTTGTTTAAGAAGAGAAAGCTTACTGATGAGCAAATGAACATGTTGGAGATGAGCTTTTGTGATGAACATAAGCTTGAGTCGGAGAGGAAAGATAAACTTGCGGCGGAGCTAGGGCTTGACCCTCGTCAAGTTGCCGTTTGGTTTCAGAACCGTCGTGCACGGTGGAAGAACAAAAGGCTCGAGGAAGAGTACAACCAACTCAAAAGCTCACATGACAACGTCGTTGTCGACAAGTGCCGACTTGAGTCAGAG GTTCTTCAGCTCAAGGAACAACTCTTTGATGCAGAGAGGGAGATCCAAAGATTGGCAGAAAGAGTAGAAGGAGGCTCTGGCAACAGTCCAGTTTCTTCTTCAGTCTCCATCGAACACAATGAAACGTCGTTTTTTGGAGACTATAaagttgaagaagatggtgacgACTACGATAACATGGTTTATCCGGTGCCGGAAAACAGCTACATGGACGGAGAGGAGTGGATAAATTACCAgcttaatgtaatattttaa